Proteins from a genomic interval of Desulfurobacterium sp. TC5-1:
- a CDS encoding DNA double-strand break repair nuclease NurA produces the protein MSIKGYLIELAEKKKNSITTDFETISLEALGKASELWKEFEGEEIKATIGAVDGSLNKKEFLGFVVFAVAASSVFFNESGKNEERESYNIDIDVLKPSEYSDSRIRLFMGILEIKELLKLYKEENPDIMLIDGSIVGDIIRPVSFTFQIEDEEREYVENCLFPELKETFSLNSINSRAFHEKIVKDVKPEKYPVIAGYLEYLEYLLSIEKLLNVAEDRIVAISKRSSSKIYNFNSIMPDIFIFQMADVPSGYSNPVEVEISPEKKYRFPEIFEDSFRKRKINVFFAKFTTDVYKIETNLQPEKVMGALKGTIVRNYPYPLKLAHDSVKIDNHTMEKIISVLSIHFRTGREGVD, from the coding sequence ATGAGCATCAAAGGATATCTGATAGAACTTGCAGAAAAAAAGAAAAACTCCATAACTACCGACTTTGAAACCATTTCTTTAGAAGCCCTCGGAAAGGCCAGCGAACTGTGGAAAGAGTTTGAAGGTGAGGAAATAAAAGCCACAATAGGAGCCGTTGACGGAAGCTTAAACAAGAAAGAGTTCCTCGGATTTGTTGTTTTTGCCGTAGCTGCATCGTCTGTTTTCTTCAACGAATCAGGAAAAAATGAGGAAAGAGAAAGCTATAACATAGACATAGATGTTCTAAAACCCTCAGAATACTCTGACTCAAGAATCAGGCTTTTTATGGGTATTCTTGAAATAAAAGAACTCCTTAAACTATATAAGGAAGAAAATCCCGACATTATGCTTATCGACGGTTCCATTGTAGGAGACATAATAAGGCCAGTATCGTTCACCTTCCAGATTGAAGACGAAGAAAGAGAATACGTTGAAAACTGCCTTTTCCCCGAACTAAAAGAAACCTTCTCTCTAAATTCTATAAACTCCAGGGCTTTTCACGAAAAAATTGTAAAAGACGTAAAACCTGAAAAATATCCTGTTATTGCAGGTTACCTTGAATATCTTGAATATTTATTATCGATAGAAAAATTGCTCAATGTTGCGGAAGACAGAATAGTAGCCATATCAAAGAGATCCTCTTCAAAAATTTACAACTTCAACTCTATCATGCCTGATATATTCATCTTTCAAATGGCTGATGTACCTTCCGGATACAGCAACCCCGTTGAGGTAGAAATATCACCTGAAAAAAAGTACAGGTTTCCTGAAATATTTGAAGATTCTTTCAGAAAGCGCAAAATAAACGTTTTCTTTGCAAAATTTACCACAGACGTGTACAAAATAGAAACAAACCTTCAACCTGAAAAGGTAATGGGAGCATTAAAAGGTACGATAGTAAGAAACTATCCCTACCCTCTAAAATTAGCCCACGACTCCGTAAAAATAGACAACCATACGATGGAAAAGATAATATCTGTCCTGTCAATCCATTTTAGAACAGGAAGGGAAGGGGTGGATTAA
- the bioA gene encoding adenosylmethionine--8-amino-7-oxononanoate transaminase produces MNRIDANQLKEWDKTFVWHPFTQMAEYVKNEPIVIEKGEGCWLYDVDGNRYLDAVGSIWCNVHGHNVRRLNDALYAQANKIAHSTLLGLTNVPAVQLAKEIVDIAPPGLKHVFYSDDGSTAMEVALKMAYQYWQLKGEKQRTKFIKLEEAYHGDTIGSVSIGGIDLFHSMFRELMFETFKVPSPHPYRFDGTEDECKEYSLSIMESILRERGDEIAAVVMEPLVQAAAGIIVHPEGFLKGVRELCDKYGVLLILDEVATGFGKTGKMFACQWEDVVPDIMAVSKGLTAGYMPLAITLATDDVYEAFWGGDYGSGKTFFHGHTFTGNQLGCAVALENLKLFREKGWPEALLPKIEFLYEQLNFHLSDLKHVGDIRGRGFMVGIELVKNKETKEGFSWKDDVGRRVSRRIIEKGVFTRPLGPTLVMMPPLAISEEEIELMVKTYKDAIVEVLGG; encoded by the coding sequence ATGAATAGGATAGATGCAAATCAACTGAAAGAGTGGGATAAAACTTTTGTCTGGCATCCTTTTACTCAGATGGCCGAGTACGTTAAGAATGAACCAATCGTGATAGAGAAAGGTGAAGGATGCTGGCTTTATGATGTTGATGGCAACAGGTATCTTGATGCTGTCGGTTCAATCTGGTGTAACGTTCATGGTCACAACGTTAGAAGGTTAAATGATGCCCTTTATGCTCAGGCAAACAAAATTGCCCATTCGACTTTATTAGGTTTAACAAACGTTCCTGCCGTTCAGCTTGCAAAGGAGATAGTGGATATTGCCCCGCCAGGTTTAAAACACGTTTTTTATTCGGATGACGGTTCTACGGCGATGGAAGTTGCACTTAAAATGGCTTATCAGTACTGGCAACTAAAGGGAGAAAAACAGAGAACCAAGTTTATAAAGCTTGAAGAGGCTTACCACGGTGATACGATAGGTTCTGTCAGTATAGGTGGAATAGATCTTTTTCATTCAATGTTCAGGGAACTCATGTTTGAAACGTTCAAGGTCCCTTCCCCTCATCCATACAGGTTTGACGGAACAGAAGATGAATGTAAAGAATATTCTCTTTCTATTATGGAATCTATCCTGAGAGAAAGGGGTGATGAGATAGCGGCTGTTGTTATGGAACCTCTCGTTCAAGCGGCCGCCGGTATTATCGTTCATCCTGAAGGATTTTTAAAGGGAGTAAGAGAGCTCTGTGATAAATACGGTGTTTTGCTCATACTTGATGAAGTTGCTACCGGTTTTGGGAAAACCGGTAAAATGTTTGCTTGTCAGTGGGAAGATGTTGTTCCTGACATTATGGCTGTTTCTAAAGGGTTAACAGCCGGATATATGCCTTTGGCTATAACTCTTGCTACGGATGATGTTTACGAAGCTTTCTGGGGCGGAGATTACGGGAGTGGAAAAACGTTCTTCCACGGACACACTTTTACGGGAAATCAGCTCGGTTGTGCAGTTGCACTTGAGAACTTAAAGCTTTTTAGAGAGAAGGGATGGCCTGAAGCTCTTTTGCCCAAGATAGAGTTTCTCTACGAACAGTTGAATTTTCACCTGTCTGACTTGAAGCATGTGGGTGATATTCGTGGTAGAGGCTTTATGGTTGGCATAGAACTGGTAAAAAACAAGGAGACTAAAGAAGGATTTTCCTGGAAGGACGATGTTGGAAGGCGTGTTTCAAGACGGATAATAGAAAAGGGCGTTTTCACAAGACCTTTAGGTCCTACGCTTGTAATGATGCCTCCGCTCGCCATATCAGAGGAAGAGATAGAACTGATGGTTAAGACTTACAAAGATGCAATTGTTGAGGTTCTGGGTGGTTAA
- a CDS encoding spherulation-specific family 4 protein, whose protein sequence is MRIWCFLLSVFLISSCGVRVEKAPEHKILIPAYFYPDLTDSNWEKILSLPAELSPIIVLNPAFEGGPGSVEDPNYTEMIKSLNDRGFLPVGYVYTTYAQRPLSEVEADIDTWLSLYPGIKGFFLDEVTSDNDTGNIDYYKTLYGYIKSKGNYFVVLNPGTRPPEGYFSFADNVVVFENSYDVFETYGCYSDFPEKSSCIIYGASEGEMSNVLLSTDVSYLYVTDDNDTLPFDRVPIYWNKEVELLKEGYNE, encoded by the coding sequence ATGAGGATATGGTGTTTCCTTCTTTCTGTCTTTCTCATCTCATCGTGCGGCGTAAGGGTTGAAAAAGCACCGGAGCATAAAATCCTGATACCTGCATACTTTTACCCGGATTTGACTGATTCCAATTGGGAAAAGATTCTTTCGCTTCCTGCTGAACTTTCTCCGATAATTGTTCTAAATCCTGCCTTTGAAGGAGGACCGGGCAGTGTTGAAGATCCAAATTACACAGAAATGATAAAAAGTTTAAATGATAGGGGTTTTCTTCCTGTAGGTTATGTTTACACAACATACGCTCAGAGACCGTTGTCTGAAGTAGAAGCTGACATTGATACCTGGTTAAGCCTTTACCCGGGGATAAAAGGTTTCTTCCTTGATGAAGTAACAAGTGATAACGATACCGGCAATATTGATTATTACAAAACGCTGTATGGTTATATAAAATCTAAGGGAAACTATTTTGTTGTTTTAAATCCGGGAACAAGACCTCCGGAGGGGTATTTTTCCTTTGCCGATAATGTTGTTGTTTTTGAAAACAGTTACGATGTGTTTGAGACTTACGGTTGCTATTCCGATTTTCCCGAAAAAAGCAGCTGTATAATATACGGTGCTTCTGAAGGTGAAATGTCAAATGTTCTTTTATCCACTGACGTTTCTTACCTTTATGTGACTGATGATAATGACACTTTACCTTTTGATAGGGTTCCGATTTACTGGAATAAGGAGGTTGAACTTTTAAAGGAGGGATACAATGAATAG
- a CDS encoding PD-(D/E)XK nuclease family protein, with protein MTFKDIPEFIADKIESGKPYIAVRELSSRLLLEICKIRKKPIIGKVAGTLQELALQLIQKDFLNPGIMTEQERLFIVRDAIRKTGIPHWRSPSYVEIVDNRIRELKEHNIETETLRKCAEKVNGNLSKKLKLTAKILDNYNSLIGKYKKYDIFSLFESAKGKKPEYSEIILFFLPQILPLEVDFLNSINTPITVITFKDNGSFFSKLSKENLKLVQNWKIIEVEPADIAKNFSFKPEGKIDKVKLTEISYTTESEGIKIVVSFVKKLLYEGVPPEKIAIAGRNLEGKELLFYEAFREEKIPFFSQYKGIPVSLHPAVKKFLSSVKNDEEKTIKDWCKALKESAEKENIEEELVKELETLNREIVALTESNIIENNKINGKEFLELLKIIMKNRTFLISEEEPFGVFAGTPENVPSALPTHILFFDFSSGTYPRSFPFDPDFSYQEREEINRILNLNNPILEALPGREKLIMYEFQTFYNVLATDPQEMIFTYHIDKGSSTFLSILKTYTNLKKESRKFVSAKAKRLLSIYKDKTNAHTPIEWGIVRWKEKIEGAKEMNFIFDSNFIGKYLPKNLSVTDVISYFDCPTELFFTKIVGYKKTTTVEALEGQIYHEFIRRYFSEGGNPEELFEKVFKEFTQSVDEERIFLHKPFIKYNILKFIADWQPKSNVYKQEIDVEVKIDDITLSGRIDWVEKKDKHIEVIDFKRGNVSTDEYDPGKKKSFQIILYGLSLAREKDVVKAVKNWKHKQINFAFISIPKFNKKSEEKNWLKYFEGKRIRKEIMSSITWVVTGYRMIEKGFFAPLGINPYKPSPKNKEKLFSFRESNMCPYTHTLTQKQLNIYREKVQKMFKRINKKLWG; from the coding sequence ATGACATTTAAGGATATCCCCGAATTTATAGCGGACAAAATAGAAAGCGGCAAACCGTACATAGCCGTAAGAGAACTTTCTTCAAGACTTCTCCTTGAAATATGTAAAATCCGTAAAAAACCTATAATAGGAAAAGTTGCAGGCACACTGCAGGAACTTGCTCTGCAACTGATTCAAAAAGACTTCCTGAATCCCGGAATAATGACAGAACAGGAACGACTCTTCATAGTCAGAGATGCCATAAGAAAAACGGGAATTCCCCACTGGAGAAGCCCTTCTTATGTAGAAATAGTTGATAACAGGATAAGAGAACTAAAAGAACATAACATTGAAACAGAAACCCTGCGGAAATGCGCAGAAAAAGTCAACGGAAATCTTTCTAAAAAGTTGAAGCTAACCGCTAAAATCCTCGATAATTACAACTCACTTATAGGAAAATACAAGAAGTACGACATTTTTTCACTGTTTGAATCAGCAAAAGGGAAAAAACCGGAATATAGCGAAATTATACTCTTTTTCCTTCCACAAATACTTCCTCTTGAAGTGGATTTTCTGAACTCAATAAACACACCTATCACTGTAATAACTTTTAAAGACAACGGCTCATTTTTCAGTAAGTTAAGTAAAGAAAACCTAAAATTAGTTCAAAACTGGAAAATTATTGAGGTTGAACCGGCAGATATTGCGAAAAACTTCTCTTTTAAACCAGAGGGGAAAATTGACAAAGTAAAGTTAACGGAAATTTCCTATACCACGGAGAGCGAAGGCATTAAAATTGTTGTCTCTTTTGTTAAGAAACTCTTATACGAAGGCGTTCCTCCAGAAAAAATAGCCATTGCAGGAAGGAATCTCGAAGGAAAAGAACTGCTGTTTTACGAGGCATTCAGAGAAGAAAAAATTCCCTTCTTTTCCCAGTACAAAGGTATTCCTGTTAGTTTACATCCGGCCGTCAAAAAATTTTTATCCAGCGTAAAAAACGACGAAGAAAAAACCATAAAGGATTGGTGTAAGGCACTCAAAGAATCAGCTGAAAAAGAAAACATAGAAGAAGAACTCGTAAAAGAACTTGAAACACTAAACCGAGAAATCGTCGCCCTAACCGAATCCAATATCATAGAGAATAACAAAATCAACGGTAAGGAATTTCTTGAACTTTTAAAAATTATAATGAAAAACAGAACCTTTCTTATATCAGAAGAAGAACCCTTCGGCGTGTTTGCAGGTACACCGGAAAATGTACCATCAGCACTTCCAACCCACATACTGTTTTTCGATTTCTCATCGGGTACCTATCCCCGCTCATTCCCGTTCGATCCAGATTTCAGCTACCAGGAAAGGGAAGAAATAAACCGGATTTTAAACCTCAACAATCCGATTTTAGAAGCTCTACCGGGGCGAGAAAAACTGATAATGTATGAGTTCCAAACATTCTACAATGTCCTTGCCACAGATCCTCAAGAGATGATATTTACATACCATATAGATAAAGGCAGTTCCACGTTCCTTTCCATACTAAAAACCTACACAAATCTGAAAAAAGAAAGTAGAAAATTTGTTTCCGCAAAAGCAAAAAGGCTCCTCTCTATATACAAAGACAAAACCAACGCTCACACACCTATAGAATGGGGAATTGTCAGATGGAAAGAAAAAATAGAAGGCGCTAAAGAAATGAACTTCATTTTTGACTCCAACTTCATAGGCAAATACCTGCCCAAAAACCTTTCTGTAACTGACGTTATATCTTACTTTGATTGTCCAACAGAGCTTTTTTTCACAAAGATCGTTGGTTACAAAAAGACCACAACCGTAGAAGCCCTTGAAGGACAGATATACCATGAATTCATAAGGCGGTATTTTTCAGAAGGTGGAAATCCGGAAGAACTGTTTGAAAAAGTTTTCAAAGAATTCACTCAAAGTGTGGATGAAGAGCGGATCTTTCTCCACAAGCCTTTTATCAAATATAACATTTTAAAATTTATAGCCGACTGGCAACCAAAAAGTAATGTTTACAAGCAGGAAATAGATGTAGAGGTAAAAATAGATGACATAACTCTATCTGGGAGAATAGACTGGGTCGAAAAAAAAGATAAACACATAGAAGTCATAGATTTTAAAAGAGGAAACGTAAGTACAGACGAGTATGATCCGGGAAAGAAAAAATCATTTCAGATAATTTTATATGGACTCTCCCTTGCAAGAGAAAAGGATGTCGTTAAAGCTGTGAAAAACTGGAAACACAAACAGATAAACTTTGCATTTATAAGCATTCCCAAATTCAACAAAAAAAGTGAAGAGAAAAACTGGCTGAAATATTTTGAAGGAAAGAGAATAAGAAAAGAAATCATGTCATCCATTACGTGGGTAGTAACAGGATATAGAATGATAGAAAAAGGGTTTTTTGCACCCCTTGGCATTAACCCTTATAAACCAAGTCCAAAAAATAAAGAAAAACTTTTCAGCTTTAGAGAATCAAATATGTGCCCCTATACCCACACTTTAACCCAAAAGCAGCTAAATATTTACAGAGAAAAAGTGCAAAAAATGTTTAAACGTATTAACAAAAAGCTCTGGGGCTAA
- a CDS encoding LysM peptidoglycan-binding domain-containing protein codes for MRKLTAIVTAMLISCAISPAFAAGTCSSNISNYETCTATNSTENATGNTTENAAIQKPTEATSYEELMAQYKKALAEYNSLKAELEKEEKELAMLKAQEAELEQRYNALSSDVEALKQEIEYRKQLEAKIAELKAKLAKAGNKVEMLRRKFMALPKSYRVVRGDTLWGIASKSYIYNDPWQWPLIYRANRNKIKNPHLIFPKQVFTIPRNITAEEVIDARRQALRTPPPPGAKVIKVGPVRAEDVPKTATDYFLFMNK; via the coding sequence ATGAGAAAGTTAACCGCAATAGTCACAGCAATGCTTATCTCTTGTGCGATTTCTCCAGCATTTGCAGCTGGAACATGTTCATCAAACATCTCAAATTATGAAACATGCACAGCAACAAATTCAACTGAAAATGCAACAGGAAATACAACAGAAAATGCAGCAATTCAAAAACCAACTGAGGCTACTTCGTATGAAGAATTAATGGCCCAGTACAAAAAAGCTCTTGCAGAATACAACAGTTTAAAGGCTGAACTTGAAAAAGAAGAAAAAGAGCTTGCCATGCTTAAAGCTCAAGAAGCTGAACTTGAACAGAGGTATAACGCTCTTTCCTCAGACGTTGAAGCTCTGAAACAGGAAATAGAATACAGAAAGCAGCTTGAAGCAAAGATTGCAGAGCTTAAAGCAAAACTCGCAAAAGCCGGCAACAAAGTAGAAATGCTCCGAAGAAAGTTCATGGCACTTCCTAAAAGCTACCGCGTCGTAAGAGGTGATACTCTATGGGGAATTGCTTCAAAAAGCTACATTTATAACGACCCCTGGCAATGGCCTCTAATATACAGGGCAAACAGGAACAAAATAAAAAATCCTCACCTTATTTTCCCTAAACAGGTGTTCACTATACCGAGAAATATAACAGCCGAAGAAGTGATAGACGCAAGGAGACAGGCTCTAAGAACCCCTCCACCTCCAGGTGCAAAAGTTATAAAAGTCGGCCCTGTTAGAGCTGAAGACGTTCCAAAAACAGCAACCGATTACTTCCTTTTCATGAACAAATAA